The genomic DNA ACAAACCGCTCGGCAAAGACCGGGCTTTCCTTTTCAACCATAACCTCTACTATAGAGAATGCAAAATATCGGAAACGTACCCTTTATAATGGCTCGAATGGCTCGAAATTTGCCGCGCCTTCATTTGCAAATGTAACCAATTGTCAAATGAAAAACAAAGGAGATTGAGAAGTTTGACAAAATTTTCAGAACTTAACATCAGTGCATCAACACAACGCTCATTAAGCAAAATGGGGTTTGAAGAAGCAACACCAATCCAAGAAGGAACAGTTAAATTTGGATTAGAAGGTCGCGACATTATCGGCCAGGCGCAAACGGGTACAGGGAAAACGGCGGCATTTAGTATTCCGATTATCGAAAAAATCGATACAAAAAATCCGGCAGTTCAGGCGCTTATCATTGCACCAACACGTGAATTGGCGATTCAGGTTTCTGAAGAAATCTACCGTATTGGTCACGACAAACGTGCACGTATTCTATCGGTTTACGGTGGACAGGAAATTGGACGTCAAATCCGCGCATTGCGTAATAATCCGCAAATCGTTGTAGGGACACCAGGACGTATTCTTGACCATATTAAACGCAAAACGTTGAAGCTTGACGGCGTACAGACGCTTGTTCTTGACGAAGCGGATGAAATGTTGAACATGGGCTTCATCGAAGACATTAATACAATCCTTGCAAGCGTGCCATCTGAGCGCCAGACGCTTCTATTCTCGGCTACTATGCCTGGACCAATCCGTAAAATTGCGGAAACGTTCATGAAAAACCCGGAAATCGTTAAAATCAAGTCAAAAGAAATGACTGTCGAAAATATCGATCAGTATTTCGTGAAATCACAAGAGCGTGAGAAGTTCGATATTCTTTCACGTCTACTAAATGTTCACCAACCAGAACTTGCGATTGTCTTCGGACGTACGAAACGTCGCGTTGACGAACTTTCTCATGCGCTAAGCATCCGCGGTTACCTTGCTGAAGGAATTCACGGAGACTTAACGCAAGCGAAACGTATGTCAGTTCTTCGCCAGTTTAAAGAAAATAAAATCGATATCCTTGTTGCAACAGACGTTGCGGCACGTGGGCTTGACATTTCAGGCGTAACACATGTCTATAACTTTGATATTCCACAAGATCCTGAAAGCTATGTTCACCGTATTGGTCGTACAGGTCGCGCAGGAAAAAGTGGAATGGCAGTTACATTTGTTACACCACGTGAAATGGGTTACCTACGCATCGTTGAAGAAACAACTAAAAAGCGCATGACGCCACTAACGCCTCCGTCTTCTGACGAAGCACTTGTTGGCCAACAGCGTCTTGCAGTTGAACAATTGACGGAAATCATCGAGAAAAACGAGTTGAGTGATTACACGCATCTTGCATCTGAAATGCTGGCTAAATTCGATGCAAATGACATCGTTGCAGCTGCACTTAAAACATTAACTCGTGAGCCGAACGATACGCCTGTATCGATTTCGGAAGAGCGTCCATTGCCAATGCGTGGCGGCGGTGGTAGTCGTGGTGGTTATAAAGGCAACCGCAGCGGCGGTCGTTCATTCGGCGGCGGCGGTGGTGGTCGCGGTTACGGCGGCGGATCACGTCGTAGCGGCGGAAGTCGTGACGGAGCAAGAAGAGATGGTGGCCGTTCACGCAGCAATAGCAGCCGTTCTGAATCAAAATAAACAACTGATACTCACATCCGAGATGCGTTCCATAAGCATCTCGGATTTTTTATACCTAGAAACATCTGGCTTATGGCGGGAGGCATCCGCAAGCGCCGAGCGTTGTTAGTAAGATTCTTTAGTTCAATTTATCTTCATTCAGCTGATCTTTTTGTACTGAAAGCGAAGCGCCAGCTACAGAAAACTCGCACCTCCATAGGTGGAGAGATGAATGCGGTTTTGTTTTTCTATTCAGTGGGTGTTCAAACGCCCGCTGAACGAAGATAAAGCCTCCGGCGGATGTCGCAGATTTTTGGAGGGGCTTTTCGAGTGAGCTCGAAAAAATCTAAATCAATTACGCCGAGGCGTAATTGATTTAGATTCATAAACAGATATTTATTTTTCACCAAAGTACTCAAATTAGTGAAACATTTCGCCTTCTCTAACGTATAGAGTACATAGAAAGAGGTGTTTAGATGAGAACGCAACCAGTGAACCAAATATCGGAAAAAGGATTGAAGGTTTGGAGATTGTACGGCATAATGCAAACGGCTGTTATTTTGTTATTGGCGATAGGTGTTGGTGTACTGACATACATATTTGAATGGCCGAAATGGATTTATGCCATCGCAGCAGGAGTAGTTATTTTGGTGGGTTATTTAATCATTTATTTATTTCCAAAGGTGAGATGGCTACGGTGGCGTTATGAAGTGCGCGAATCCGAAATTGAGTTGCAGCATGGCTTGTTCATTGTCAAACGAACGCTAATCCCGATGGTGCGGGTGCAACATGTAGATACAGCGCAGGGTCCCATTCTTCGTAAATATGATTTAGCAGAAATTACGATTTCAACGGCTGCTACAAACCATACGATTCCTGCGCTTATCACGGAAGAAGCGGATGAGCTGCGTAGAAGGATTTCAGTGCTCGCAAGGGTGGCGGAAGACGATGTCTGATAAGCGCTTTAAACTACATTGGATTACTGCTGTCATTGAAGTGTTGAAAACGCTAAAAGAGATGATTTTACCGCTAATTGTCCTTTTTTTTGCCAATGGACTAAAGGATATGGGAACAGGTAAATGGTATATCGATTATGCATCCTTTATTATTTTCGGCGTGTTGCTAATTGCGTTTTTGGTTACAGGTATTATTAAATGGAAACGATTTGAATATTGGTTTGAGGAAGACGAATTACGGATTGAATATGGGTTGTTTGTGAAGAAAAAACGCTATATCCCGTTCGATCGGATTCAAAGCCTCGATCATACAGAAGGCATTTTACATCGGCCGCTTAAACTGGTCAAAGTGAAGGTAGAAACAGCGGGGAGTTCGTCTGCGAAGCAATCGGAAGCAGAATTGACGGCGATTACGAAAGAGGCTGCCAAAGAAATTGAAAGTGAAATGGCAGCAGCAAAAATGAGGAAAAAAGCGGTTCCTGTAGAAGATGGTATGCCGATATTGGAGGTTCCTGTAGTAGAGGACGCAAAAGTACGGTCGGTCTTTACGATGTCAGCGAAAGATTTGTTTATTCTTGCGACAACATCGGGAGGAATTGGTGTCATACTTTCGGGTGCAGCAATCTTTTTATCGCAATTCTCAGAGATGATTCCGTATGAATGGATGTATGAAGAGATTTCGAGTTTTGTGAAGTATGGCTTGTTAATCGTTGCTATCGCGGTATTCATGGGATTTGTTGTTGTCTGGGGTTTGTCAGTCGCGATGATGTTCTTTTCCTACTATGGTTTTTCCGTAGTGCTTGACGAGCAAGACATCGTCATAACGCGTGGTCTTTTAGAAAAAAAGCGGATGACGGTTCCGTTAAATCGAGTTCAAAGTGTCCGGGTTATTGAAAATCCTCTACGGCAGATGTTCGGCTATGCCGCAGTTGTCATTCATAGTGCGGGGGGAGGCGGAGCGGAAGGGGCAAAAATCAATCTGTTTCCTCTCGTGAAAAAGGCGGATATTGACGGTCCATTAAGCGAAATATTCCCGGATCTCAATCTCGATGAGCCAAGGCAAAAGTTACCGGCCAGAGGACGGCGTTTTTATTACCGCATGGACTTCTTTTGGATGATTCCGGTGGTCGGTGCATTAGGGTACTTTTTCTTTCCTTACGGTCTATTATCGCTACTCATTATCCCGCTCGTTATTGTCTTTGGTTTATGGCAACATCGCTCTGCATCCTACGCACTTTCAGGGCATCAGCTAACGATACGTTACCGTGGATTTAGCTTACAAACGACGTATTTGATGAAGAAGCGCATTCAATCGATGGAAATGCGACAAAACTATTTCCACAAACGTCAACGTGTTGCAACGCTATTTGCGAGTGTTAAATCGGGGATGGGGATTTTCAATGCGCAAGTTTACCATATGGAAGAAACAGAAGCGGAACGTATCCTTTCTTGGTATGAACCTTCCGTCCCGATTAAGAAAAACGCAAGTACCTTGGTTGGCGAGCTTGAAGATAAAGGCGCTGAAGCCTAAGGGGAAAATGAAAAAAAGGACAGCTGGGGTAACCCGCTGTCCTATCTTTTTCTCCAACTAATAATTCGTTTTGGATGGAAGTAACTCAGTCCGATGAGGAATCCGACGACTAAGCCTGTAATGTGGGACGTGGCATTAATGTTGGATTGTAGAAAGGTCATAATCGTACCGATTGCAATAATGGGTAAGATGATTTGCCTTAACTGGGGTAAAATGTGCTTTGTGTAATAGACAAGCGCACCAAATGCACCGAGAATCCCATAAATTGCACCACTAGCGCCGACGCTTGCATATTCGAGTGGTTGTAGGAAATACGTTGCGATATTCCCGAAGATGCCAGCGAGTAAGTAAATTGTGAGGAAGCGTGCTTTGCCGGCAATTTTTTCGAGTTCAGGTCCGAATATAAACAAAGAGAACATGTTGAATAGTAAGTGCATGAAATCAGCATGTAAGAACATGGGTGTAACTAATCGCCACCAATCACCCTCTGCAATCCAAGCATTGACACCGACTCCAAAGAAGTAGACTTCATTTCCGATAACCGGAATAAGTGTGACGAGGTGGGTCAGGATATTCAACGCAAGGAAGAACGTGACAACAGGGTAAAGCCGAATGTATTGTGAAAAGCTTTCTGTACGGACAAACATTTTTTCACCTCAATTTATTTATTTTGATTCAGCAGAAGACTCTCTCTTCTGTATGGGGAGGTGAATGCTCGTTTTGTTTTTCTTCAGCGGATGCTCAAATGCTCGCTGAATCAAAATAAAGCCTCCGGCGGATGTCACAGATTTTTTTAAGGGGGAGGTTTTTCAAGCTCGCTCGAAAAAATCTGGACGCAATTACGCTTAGGCGTAATTCATTCATTATACCGTTTTTCACGACGGGATGGAAAGGAGGAGCCATTATGATTACTGGAATTGGGCTAGATATCGTTGAACTGGATCGTATTGCAAAATTAGATGCTCGGTCGTCGAAGTTTCGAGCACGTATATTAACTGCGGATGAATTGGCGATTTATGAGACGCTTGCTGATCATCGCAGAACGGAATTCCTTGCGGGACGATTTGCGGGGAAAGAGGCATTTGCCAAAGCGAAGGGTACAGGTATCGGTACGGAGTGTAACTTTACGGATATATCGATTGTGCCGGAAGCTAGTGGGAAACCGACTGTTTATTTTAAAGGCTATCCCATCGTGGGTTTTATTTCTATCACACATACGCAAACCGTTGCGGCAGCACAAGTAATCCTTCTTGCATAATTGTTCGTCCTTCCTCATAAGATGACCTACCCGATTGAAATGAGAAAGGATGAACTGTATGCGTAGCCGGATCTTTGCATTTTTTTTAATTGTAGTCATGGTAATGCTTGCGGCATGTGGTGCACCATCGAAAGAGGATGTTATGAAGAAGTTGAGTGGCAAATGGAACGATGCAAAAGGGTATGACTTGCAAGCGACGATGGAAATTAAGACTGGGTCGGAGCCGCGACTGTATGATGTAGCTGTTTGGCATACGAAGCCCGAATTTTACCGTGTCAACGTGACGCAAAATGGCAGCAAGGATTCACAAATGATTGTTCGCAATGACGAAGGGGTATTTGTTGTGACACCGTCACTTGGGAAAACGTATAAATTCCAAAGTGATTGGCCTGCACAAAACAGTCAGGCGTATTTAATAGGTGCTTTGTCAGGAGACATTCAAGCAGATAAAAATGCGACGATGACGGAAAAAGACAAAACGTACGTATTTGAAACGGCAACACGAAATAATCATAAGAAGGTCTTGCCTACCCAGCAAATTCACATTGATAAGAAAACCTTGTTGCCGACACATGTCTCTGTTTTGGATGAAAACAAAGAAGAGAAAATACGGATTTCGTTTAAAAAGATTACACTTGGAACGGCGCGGGGAGCTAAGGATTACGCGGTAGAAATGGATGGCGCGAATACGGAGAAAGAGAAAAAGCCGACAAGTGGAGAACAAGTTAGTTTGCAAACCTATTATCCTTCGGTCGCTTGGAAAGATGTGACGATGACAACGGAGGACGTTGTAAAGCTGGAGAATGGTACGCGCACTTTCATGACTTTTGAAGGGGCGAAGGAATATGTCATTATTCAGGAACCAGCCGTTGCACCTGATGATAGTACAATACCAGTTGCCATTGAGGGAGATCCTGTTGACCTTGGATTCACAGTCGCTGCATTAACAGAAACGTCTATTCGTTGGGAAGCTAATGGCGTGTCGTTCTTTATCGCATCAGAGACGTTGACGCAAGATGAAATGATTGAAGTCGCTTCTTCGATGAAGGCGGAAGGAATGAAATAACCATGGTTGACGGGTAACAGGGTGGGGAATGATAATAGAGAGGACTACATGTAAATGAGGAGATTATCGTGGAGAACTCTATTTATTATCGCCCGACCCAAGCAATTGTTAATCTTGATGCAATACGAGGTAATATCGCAAGACTACAGCAATATCTAGCCACTGGTACATCAGTCATTGCGGTTGTGAAAGCGGATGGCTACGGCCACGGAGAGGTGGAAGTAGCCCGTGCTGCTTTTGAAGCAGGTGTGGAAATGGTATCCGTTGCTACACCGGATGAGGCTGTTCAACTTCGCAAGGCAGGTATAACTGGGGATATCCTAGTGATGGGACCATCCCCAACTGCTTTTGCTAAAACGGCGGCAGAACTAGACATTACGATTGCCGTTTCGAATGCAGAATGGTTACAAGTGGTGCTTGCCGACGGTATACCGATTGAAAAACAATTAAAAATCCATGTAAAAATTGATAGTGGGATGGGTAGAATTGGACTGCGGGATTCGGATGCACTTGATTCCCTTATATCGGTTATTCATCGGTCTAAGACGGTTATCTTGGACGGAATCTTCACACACTTTGCTTGTGCAGATGAAGAAAGTCCAGGTAAAACGAAAGAGCAGTTTGAAAAATTCATGGCATTGGTACAACAGTTACCGGAGAAGCCGCGGCTTGTCCATGCTTCGAATAGTGCAGCAACACTCCTCTATCCTGAGTATGCACTTGATGCGGTGCGCTTTGGTATCAGTTTGTATGGCATTGCGCCTTCAGAATATGTAGGTGGTCAATTACCGATTCAACTTGAAAAAGCCATGTCGATTGAAAGTGAACTTGCGCATGTGAAGCGGCTACCAGCTAGTGAGCAGATTAGTTATGGTGGCACTTATGAAACAACGGAAGACGAATGGATTGGAACGATTCCAGTTGGCTATGCCGATGGTTTGCGACGTGGCTTGCGTGGGCAGGAAGTGCTCATTGGAGGGCAACGTATGCCTCTTGTTGGTACGATCTGTATGGACCAATGCATGGTGAAGCTTCCGAGGGAAATGCCAGTTGGGGAAAAAGTAGTACTCATTGGCCGACAAGGTGATGAGGAAATACCGATGGAAGAGTGGGCAGAAAAGCTCGGCACAATTCCATATGAAATTGCCGTTGCCATTGCGAAGCGCGTACCGAGAATATATACGGGGATAGATGGGTAACATGTATAATATCCGTACTTTCGACAAAGAAACGAAATAGTTCTGCAGAATCCTGTCAATAAATTTCCTTCTATGTCTTCTCATTGTCGATATTCAATGGTAAGATGGACTTGTATTGAAATGAGGGAACGGCTTTGTCGGAGGTGCTGACGTTGCGCGCAAATAAAAACATGAAAGAAATCATCGTGAAAATTCCGAAACGGATGCTGAACGAAAATGAACATACGGTCGTCCATCAGGAGCCGGAGCGTGGGGATTTCGTTTATATTTCAACCAAACGATACGTAACTGATTATGAATCGGATACGATCAGGGAAGAAATGATGAAGGGTTATGTCGAAATGTCGCAAATTAACCTAAAAATTGCTACGGAATGCTTGCACTTAGAGTTTGAAGCCCAGCATACGGTGGAACGTCTCGTAAGCGGAGGATGAAAAGTTGGCAATAAAACGTGGAGACGTCTTTTTTGCAGATTTGTCGCCAGTCGTGGGATCTGAACAGGGAGGCACGAGGCCAGTCCTTGTCATTCAAAATGACATTGGCAATCGATTCAGTCCAACGGTTATCATTGCGGCGATTACTGCGCAAATCCAAAAAGCAAAATTGCCGACACATGTCGAAATTGATGCGGCGCGTTATGGATTCGAGCGGGATTCAGTTATTCTGCTCGAACAAGTCCGCACAATCGATAAGTCGAGGCTTACTGATAAGATTACACATCTAGACGAATTCTTGATGGAACAGGTCGACGAAGCACTCGAAGTCAGCTTCGGCCTCGTCAAATTCTAAGCATACATATAAAAGAAACGCCACGGGTATCTAGCCTGTGGTGTTTTTTCGTCATTGTATGGAAATTATAATGTTACCTAATCTCCAGCGGGAGGCATCCGCAAGCGCCGAGCGTTGTTTACCGAGTTATGCTTCGCGGGGGCGTTTAGTCAGAAAGAGAATTACGAATATTTCACCAACTGTCAACAAAAAGAGTGTATTGCCTCTTTTTTTTCGCTACAATAGAAATAGTATAAATTTTTATTAAGCAGGAGGTCTTTATGAACAAACAAATGGTAGAGGGTATTAATCAATATATGGATGATATTATTAAACGTTGGCAATTGAGTATGAAAGATGAAAAGGGCGAACGTTTTTTTTATCTGATGTCGACGGATCTTATTGAAAAAACAAGTAGAGAATTTGCGGCATTAATGATTTCGAATATAGCGGAGAATGATGTTATTAATTCCGAAAAGTTGAATGACTTTACGGAGAAGGTTGTGCGCTTTGGATGGTCCGTGAAGTTTGTGGACAAGGCGATTGAAAATTTTTCTCGAATCACATTTGATTTATTAGAAGAGCGAGGAGTTATTGGGGAAAATAATTTGCGCGCGGTTTTTGAGGTCTTTATGAATTGGATTAACCCATTGCGCGGCAGTATTATAGAAGCTTACTCAATGGAATGGGAGCGGACGGTTAGTTTGCAAAAGATTGCCTTACAAGAATTATCTGCGTCATTAATTCCTGTTTTTGATAAGATTTCGGTGATGCCACTTGTCGGAACCATTGATACAGAACGTGCCAAGCTGATAATGGAGAATTTATTGGAAGGCGTCGTGAAGCAGCGTGCGGAAGTTGTTCTTCTTGATATTACGGGTGTACCTGTCGTCGACACGATGGTTGCACATCATATTATTCAGGCAGCAGATGCGGTTCGGCTTGTAGGTGCGAAATGTATGCTCGTCGGCATTCGACCTGAAATTGCCCAAACGATTGTGACACTCGGCATCAATTTGAATGATTTTACAACAACAAGTACGCTGCGACGCGGGATGCAGGAGGCCTTGAAACTGACAAACCGAACAATAGTGGAGGATGAACAATAATGAAAATGCGAATCCCAATTTTAAAATTGAAAGAAACCTTAATCGTATCTATTCAGTGGGAACTTGATGATCAGACAGCGATACAATTCCAGGAAGATTTATTGGAAAAAATGCATGAAACATCAGCAAGAGGGATTGTGATTGATTTGACACCGATTGATTTCATTGATTCTTTTATTGCAAAAGTGTTGGGTGATGTTATTAGTATGTCTGGCTTGATGGGAGCAAAAGTTGTGATTACAGGGATTCAGCCAGCAGTTGCGATTACACTCATTGAACTTGGAATCCGTCTGGAGAATGTACTGACGGCGCTTGATCTTGAAAATGGATTGGACAAACTTCATAAAGAATTGGAGGCCTGACCATGGAATACCGGTCTTCTGTAGAGATATATACGGAATGGGATATTGTTGCCGCCCGACAGCTAGGCCGGAATGAAGCGAAGGAATCTGGCTTTGGCGCGGTTGATCAGGCGCGAATTACGACAGCAATTAGCGAGTTAGCTCGCAATATCTATTTGTATGCGGGGAAAGGAAAAATTGAGATTAAAAGGATTTCAGAGAATGGTTTATCGGGCATTACCATTATTGCTTCTGACGTAGGACCAGGAATTCCTGATGTGCGTAAAGTAATGGAGGATGGTTTTTCGACTTCAGGGGGACTGGGTGCTGGGATGCCGGGAGTCAAAAGGTTGATGGATGAATTTAAAGTGGAAACGGAACTTGGTGAAGGCACGGTGATTACTGCGACAAAATGGCTTCGATAGGGGGATGATAGGGAATGCCTGAAAGGGTTGTGGAACAGTATAAAGAATTATTACAGCAATATATCAATCGTCCAAATGAAGGAGATTTGTATATGGGGCAGCAGTTTAGCAGGCGCTTCATAGAAAAGGAGATTTCTCCTGAGGAAGTCATCAGTATTCACAAAATGGCGTATGCTGAAATCTATCCCGAGATGTCGGAAAAGTTGTCGAATTCGTACGATTTTTTAATTGAAATGATGATTCATTATGGACTGGCTCTTAGAGAACATCAGAGCTTAATCCGCAAACAGGAAGAAATCCAGATGGAGATGAATGTCGCGACGAAAGTGCAGGAGCGATTGTTGAAGACGACGATACCAACTATTAAAGGCCTTGATATTGGATTTTTATCGGAACCTGCAAAGCAAATGAGTGGGGATTACATATATTTTTTGACTGGTGATAGCGGTGAGGCGTGTGTAGCGGTGGCGGATGTCATCGGAAAAGGGATACCGGCAGCTATTTGTATGTCGATGATTAAATTCGGTATGGATGGGCTGCGCGATGAAAATACGAGTCCGCATAATGTATTGGATATTGTAAATCGAATCGTGGAAAAAAGCGTGAACGATTCCATGTTCATCTCCATGTTTTACGGAAAATATCATGCGGAAAATGCAAATTTTTCTTACGCGTCAGCTGGTCATGAGCCGGCACTTCTCTATCGAGCGATTGACGGAACGTTTACAGAACTAGATGCCAAAGGGCTTCTTCTCGGTGTACAGTCAGACGTCGTTTACGAAGAACGATCGGTTGTCTTGGAAGAAGGCGACTTTGTTGTCATGATGACAGACGGGGTAACAGAAGTCCGAACGGAGAATGGTTTTCTAGGGAGTGATGATCTCAAGGCGTTGATTGCGAAGAAAAAGGATTTGTCTGCGCAATCTATTGCAGATGCTTTGTATAACGAGTTGGCTGCATTACAAGACTTTCAATTAAGAGATGATTTTACAATCGTTATTTTCAAAAAAGATCAGAAAAAGGTTTAAGTTATTCAAGGGCAGGGTATGTATATCGGTATGTGAACTTTTTTAGTCTATGCAATGAGCGGAAAGTTTCAACGAAGAAAAGAGCAGCTTTTAGCTGTTAGACTCCGAGATTCTAGAGAGAATACAATAAAAGAGATTTGGGGTGTAGAGATGACTTTACAAGTCGAGTTGTTGGAGAAAGATTGTGTTCAACGCTTTAAAATTGTTGGTGAAATTGATGCCTTTACGGCTCCGGTGTTACGAGAGCACTTAGGGGCTGTGGAGCAAGTTGAGGGTATGCAGGTAGAGGTGGATCTTACTGAAGTGGATTATATGGATAGTACGGGTCTCGGGATTTTTGTCGGTTTTTATAAAGCGATCAAGGCAAAGAATGGCCACTTAAAAATTACCGGCGTCAATGCACGACTGCAGCGACTTTTTGAAATTACGGGCTTAGGTGCCATCATGGATATTGAAACAGAAGAAAGTAGGGACGCAGATGCAACCGTATGATTATATTGAAATA from Sporosarcina sp. FSL K6-1522 includes the following:
- a CDS encoding STAS domain-containing protein, whose translation is MTLQVELLEKDCVQRFKIVGEIDAFTAPVLREHLGAVEQVEGMQVEVDLTEVDYMDSTGLGIFVGFYKAIKAKNGHLKITGVNARLQRLFEITGLGAIMDIETEESRDADATV